The Sebaldella sp. S0638 genome includes a window with the following:
- a CDS encoding helix-turn-helix domain-containing protein, whose amino-acid sequence MFLIDNIKAKQFGNALRQLRIEKDLSFRDVDRLSGVDISTINRLEEGRILRLNVKHLNAIAKAYDVNPLSLLKIIDYVNDEDIQNYVKLNHFQQSAYKNKEIEVFNHKGDSYYPKKFIKLPYDVQYKAIEYNEYIFLYSSDKLSYDDLGIFFYNNKILIAYYHCLNDVLSLKDFFSDSTQMFYKNDIEIWGKIETFIKFSINKK is encoded by the coding sequence ATGTTTTTAATCGATAACATAAAAGCAAAACAGTTTGGAAATGCACTTAGACAACTTCGGATTGAGAAAGACCTTTCTTTTCGTGATGTAGACAGACTTTCAGGGGTTGATATTTCTACTATCAATAGATTAGAAGAAGGTAGAATACTAAGACTTAATGTTAAACATCTTAATGCTATTGCTAAAGCATATGACGTTAATCCTCTTAGTCTTCTTAAAATTATTGATTATGTTAATGATGAAGATATTCAGAACTATGTTAAACTTAATCATTTTCAACAATCTGCCTATAAAAATAAAGAAATTGAAGTCTTTAATCATAAGGGCGATTCATATTACCCTAAAAAATTTATTAAACTTCCTTATGATGTACAATATAAGGCTATTGAATATAATGAGTATATTTTTTTATATTCCAGTGATAAACTATCATATGATGATTTAGGCATTTTCTTTTATAATAATAAAATCCTCATTGCTTATTACCACTGCTTAAATGATGTCCTTTCTCTTAAAGATTTTTTCTCGGACTCTACACAAATGTTTTATAAAAATGATATTGAAATTTGGGGTAAAATAGAAACCTTTATAAAGTTTTCTATCAATAAAAAATAG
- a CDS encoding YdbL family protein, translating to MGKKEMKNWGETVNGIIEVLEEAERNQELAVKLLEEQVISMINDINIQREKEYLKIAKLKKEIFKFYNLYFSQNKKLVEDKIEKKMTNLILMVDKSL from the coding sequence ATGGGAAAAAAAGAGATGAAAAATTGGGGTGAAACAGTAAATGGAATAATAGAGGTACTAGAGGAAGCTGAAAGAAATCAAGAATTGGCAGTAAAATTATTAGAAGAACAGGTTATATCAATGATAAATGATATAAATATTCAAAGAGAAAAAGAGTATTTAAAAATTGCGAAGTTAAAAAAAGAAATATTTAAATTTTATAACCTGTATTTTTCGCAAAATAAAAAATTAGTTGAAGATAAAATTGAAAAAAAAATGACTAACTTAATATTAATGGTAGATAAAAGTCTCTAA
- a CDS encoding helix-turn-helix domain-containing protein — MINKNKTNIEFAKYITKLRKQNNLTLLQVAKKANLDRASLHRIENGEIQKINPLFLEKLAELYDVNVLEFYLILGYVKEKDITSFSSILKNKNLNFKSQKLKIPVLKNKEAFLSDKYRSFLNITNSNNELLAFFSSKKFFIFKKTDILNKDDTGIFEIQGKIHIGKYAIKENFVFISDFISSDVFFRESSEISILGKVFYIIEVI; from the coding sequence ATGATTAATAAAAATAAAACAAATATTGAATTTGCAAAATATATTACTAAATTAAGAAAGCAAAATAATTTAACTCTTCTTCAAGTTGCTAAAAAAGCAAATCTTGATAGAGCTTCTTTACATAGAATTGAAAATGGTGAAATACAAAAAATAAATCCTCTTTTTTTAGAGAAATTGGCTGAATTGTATGATGTAAACGTCTTAGAGTTTTATCTTATCCTTGGATATGTTAAAGAAAAAGATATAACTTCTTTTTCAAGTATTTTAAAAAATAAAAATTTAAACTTTAAATCACAAAAATTGAAAATTCCTGTTTTAAAAAACAAAGAAGCATTTCTATCTGATAAATACAGAAGCTTTCTGAATATTACAAACTCTAACAATGAATTATTGGCTTTTTTTAGTTCTAAAAAATTTTTTATTTTCAAAAAAACCGATATTTTAAATAAAGATGATACCGGTATTTTTGAAATTCAAGGTAAAATTCACATTGGAAAATATGCAATTAAAGAAAATTTTGTTTTTATTTCTGACTTTATTTCCAGTGATGTCTTTTTCAGAGAAAGTTCTGAAATTTCTATACTTGGAAAAGTTTTTTATATTATTGAAGTTATTTAG
- a CDS encoding MobA/MobL family protein — protein MAIFRLEIKSKKGNIAMAHYQYVNRDGRYKNKEDLEYKKEFNMPKEFENGKDFIKTGIENEQKDGIIAYSFTVTLPKEFSQKENEKLIENFCKKEFSEHVYMIAIHNPNGLNPHAHVLVNERKLDNIERPKEQFFKRYRPKNPEKGGAKKAERINSKFFYKQIRKSWEESLNEKLEEKGYTKVRSENKYFLKLEEVTSREENKELSQDELKKIAKEELKAERGFRNRKEINKELFEIKKSEIKDRLVSNHLRSKELKKEIWLINYKLKSLDEMAVNIYTKGNLQKNYSNKIKGIRKEIYQNKSNKNELKKLENKLQKVINNKEEFLKKYRTDENVLKLKKELKSKYEIEKNKKLAEQRACHAEIKSIIKKSSLKEMQEVMRELKSQKGLSELIKTGEQELKKNEIENKKVRGKISKASKEISEKIGKLKGIIKPKKENKDVSFNINLRKIKEEEKGEEMER, from the coding sequence ATGGCAATATTTAGATTAGAAATAAAGTCCAAAAAAGGGAATATAGCAATGGCACATTACCAGTATGTGAATCGAGATGGACGATATAAAAACAAAGAAGATTTAGAATATAAAAAAGAATTTAACATGCCAAAAGAATTTGAAAATGGAAAAGATTTTATAAAAACAGGAATAGAAAATGAACAGAAAGACGGAATAATAGCTTATTCATTTACAGTAACTTTACCAAAAGAATTTAGTCAAAAAGAAAATGAAAAGTTGATAGAAAATTTTTGTAAAAAAGAGTTTTCAGAACATGTATATATGATAGCAATTCATAACCCGAACGGATTAAATCCTCATGCACATGTATTAGTTAATGAAAGAAAATTAGATAATATTGAAAGACCAAAAGAACAGTTTTTTAAAAGATATAGACCTAAAAACCCTGAAAAGGGCGGAGCAAAAAAAGCAGAAAGAATAAACTCAAAATTTTTTTATAAGCAGATACGAAAGAGTTGGGAGGAATCTTTAAACGAGAAGTTGGAAGAGAAAGGATATACAAAAGTACGGAGTGAAAATAAATATTTTTTAAAATTAGAAGAGGTAACCTCACGGGAAGAAAACAAGGAATTATCTCAAGATGAATTGAAAAAAATAGCGAAAGAAGAACTGAAAGCAGAGAGGGGTTTTAGAAATAGAAAAGAGATAAACAAGGAATTATTTGAAATAAAAAAATCAGAAATAAAGGATAGACTGGTATCGAATCATTTAAGAAGTAAAGAACTAAAAAAAGAAATATGGTTAATAAATTATAAGCTAAAATCATTAGATGAAATGGCAGTAAATATTTATACCAAAGGGAACTTACAAAAAAATTACAGTAATAAAATAAAGGGCATAAGAAAGGAAATATACCAAAATAAAAGTAATAAAAATGAGTTAAAAAAATTAGAAAATAAGTTACAGAAAGTCATTAATAATAAAGAAGAATTTTTAAAAAAATATAGAACAGATGAAAATGTATTGAAGTTAAAAAAGGAACTAAAAAGTAAATATGAAATAGAAAAAAATAAAAAATTAGCAGAGCAAAGGGCATGTCATGCAGAGATAAAAAGCATTATAAAAAAGTCATCTTTAAAAGAAATGCAAGAAGTAATGAGAGAGTTAAAAAGCCAAAAAGGATTATCAGAATTAATAAAAACAGGCGAGCAGGAACTAAAGAAAAATGAAATTGAAAATAAAAAAGTGAGGGGGAAAATATCAAAAGCAAGTAAAGAAATATCAGAAAAAATTGGAAAGTTAAAGGGGATAATAAAACCTAAAAAAGAAAATAAAGATGTAAGTTTTAACATCAATTTACGAAAGATAAAAGAGGAAGAAAAAGGAGAAGAAATGGAAAGGTAA
- a CDS encoding type IV secretion system protein: MSIKGKSKFLSKDVLNKKKEANALDIRIQLLDELRREKFIKGIMFFVIVILIVICAFLSIRNRYIPFIVEVKKETGEIENAKIISNTKLNMSDLQENQINYFISNFITNIRSVTYDKKLYQRKLDESNFFLTAESQKELKTALIDNKTAEKMEKGVSVNVQIKNFNKIEDGKYQITWQETYTSTDGTFKENFLGIFTVDTIPVTNQKMIQHNPLGILITKLSISKTN, encoded by the coding sequence TTGTCAATTAAAGGTAAAAGTAAATTTCTATCAAAAGATGTTTTAAATAAAAAAAAAGAAGCGAACGCATTGGATATAAGAATTCAATTATTAGATGAATTAAGACGAGAGAAATTTATAAAAGGAATTATGTTTTTTGTCATTGTTATTTTAATAGTAATTTGTGCTTTTTTATCAATTAGAAATCGATATATTCCATTTATTGTGGAAGTAAAAAAAGAAACAGGCGAAATTGAAAATGCCAAAATTATAAGTAATACAAAACTAAATATGAGTGATTTACAAGAAAATCAAATAAATTATTTCATATCAAATTTTATAACTAATATACGTTCAGTAACTTACGATAAAAAACTTTATCAAAGGAAATTAGATGAATCAAATTTCTTTCTAACTGCTGAAAGTCAGAAAGAATTAAAAACAGCTTTGATAGATAATAAGACTGCTGAAAAAATGGAAAAAGGGGTTAGTGTAAATGTCCAAATAAAAAATTTTAATAAGATAGAAGATGGGAAATATCAGATAACATGGCAGGAAACTTACACATCAACGGACGGAACTTTTAAAGAAAATTTTTTAGGAATATTCACAGTAGATACAATACCCGTGACAAATCAAAAAATGATACAGCATAACCCACTAGGAATATTAATAACCAAATTATCAATATCTAAAACTAACTAA
- a CDS encoding TrbG/VirB9 family P-type conjugative transfer protein has protein sequence MKKGILMLAFLSFLTFASDKNAPVIPREDITYKPKVQYSSTPDVISGRDQAKTKTQTIFTYNENNVYRIYATPNFLTTLQLNADEKITFLAGGDTENWQIEEAQGGKKNGTFIFLKPIEEDLKTNIVITTNKRIYNLQVSSTDDEYNSLVKWNYPEDAEIVKKFNDENSETLATSAENLNMNYTVTNKNYPFAPVRIFDDGQKTYFEMKEGIQEMPTLFAKGDDNKYSQVVFRVDDKGKYVVDRTAQRFMFILGKKSSVVVNKSYLN, from the coding sequence ATGAAAAAAGGAATATTAATGTTAGCATTTTTGTCATTTTTAACATTTGCAAGCGATAAAAATGCCCCTGTTATTCCTCGTGAGGACATAACATATAAACCAAAGGTTCAGTACAGTAGCACCCCTGATGTTATAAGCGGACGGGATCAGGCAAAGACAAAAACACAAACTATTTTTACATATAATGAGAATAATGTATACAGGATTTATGCAACACCTAATTTTTTAACAACATTACAGTTAAATGCTGATGAAAAAATAACTTTCCTTGCTGGTGGAGATACTGAAAACTGGCAAATAGAAGAAGCGCAGGGGGGAAAGAAAAACGGAACTTTTATTTTTCTGAAACCTATAGAGGAAGATTTAAAAACAAATATTGTAATTACTACAAATAAAAGAATATATAATCTTCAAGTTTCATCAACTGATGATGAATATAATAGTTTGGTTAAATGGAATTACCCAGAGGACGCTGAAATTGTAAAAAAATTTAATGATGAAAATTCAGAAACACTGGCGACTTCTGCTGAAAATCTAAATATGAATTATACAGTTACAAATAAAAATTATCCGTTTGCACCTGTAAGAATATTTGATGACGGACAGAAAACATACTTTGAAATGAAAGAGGGAATACAAGAAATGCCTACTTTATTTGCAAAAGGAGATGATAACAAGTATTCACAAGTAGTATTTAGGGTAGACGATAAAGGGAAATATGTAGTTGACAGGACAGCACAGAGATTTATGTTTATTCTTGGTAAAAAAAGTAGTGTTGTTGTCAATAAATCATATTTAAATTAG